The genomic region CAGCGCTGCCGGCAGGCTTGCCTCGCCGGCCCCGCCCAGTAAGGACTGCCGAGTGACCCATCCCCGTTTCGAGTTCACCATCCGCGCCACCGACGGCAAGGCGCGGCTCGGCACCATCGCGATGCGCCGCGGCGAAATCCGCACGCCCGCCTTCATGCCCGTCGGTACCGCGGCGACCGTGAAGGCGATGAAGCCGCAGGACGTGCGCGCATCCGGCGCCGACATCCTGCTTGGCAACACCTATCACCTGATGCTCCGCCCCGGCGCCGAGCGCGTCGACCGGCTCGGCGGGCTGCACGGCTTCATGGGCTGGGATCGGCCGATCCTCACCGACAGCGGCGGCTATCAGGTGATGAGCCTCGCCGATCTCACCAAGCGCAGCGAAGACGGCATCGTCTTCAAGTCGCACCTCGACGGCTCGAAGCATCTGCTCAGTCCCGAGCGGTCGATGGAGATTCAGCGACTGCTTGGTTCCGACATCGTAATGGCCTTCGACGAGCTGGTCCCGACCACCGCGACGCGCGAGGTGCAGGCGGCCGCAATGGAGCGTTCGATGCGCTGGGCGAAGCGTTCGCGTGCGGGTTTCGATTCGGGCGGCGCCCATGCCGCACGCGCCGCGCTGTTCGGCATTCAGCAAGGCGCTCTCGACGAAGGACTGCGCAAGGCAAGCGCCGAAGCGCTGAAAGACGTCGGCTTCGACGGCTATGCCGTGGGCGGGCTCGCAGTGGGCGAAGGCCAGGAGGCGATGTTCGGCGTGCTCGATTATGCGCCAGGGCAGCTCGACGCCGAAAAGCCCCGCTACTTGATGGGCGTGGGCAAGCCCGACGACATCGTCGGTGCTGTCGAGCGCGGCATCGACATGTTCGACTGTGTGCTTCCCACGCGCTCGGGCCGCACCGGCCAGGCATTCACCCGCACCGGCCCGATCAACATCCGCAACGCGCGCTTCGCGGAGGATCAGGGGCCGCTCGACCCCGCCTGCGCCTGTCCGGTGTGCGGCACGTGGAGCCGCGCCTATCTCCACCACCTCGTCCGGGCGGGCGAGATCCTCGGCGCGATGCTGATGACCGAACACAATCTCTATTTCTATCAGCAGCTCATGGCGGACCTTCGCGCGGCGATCGGCGAAGCCCGGCTGAGCGCCTTCGCGCGGGACTTCCGCACGCGCTATTCCGGCGAATGACGCGCCAAAAATTACCTTAACCATCAAGCGTTTCGGCGCGGGACACGCCGAAATCGGCAGGCGCGGCGCGGCGCGTGTTGCGTTATTCTGGCGCCATGGCGAGTGGAACCCAGGCACGGCCGTTTTGGCGGCGGTTCACGCGGATGCAGGCGCGCGGCGTCGGCGCGGCCGTTCTCGTGTCGCTCGTCGGGGCAGGGTTTTCGGCGCAGGCGCTCGGCCCCGCCGAACCGATCCGCGCCGAAGGACCGCCCGCGCCAGCCGGCTATGAAGCCGACGATCATTTCCCCGGTGCCGCCTACTTCTTCGTCGTGGACGATGAAACGGCCTCGGCGGGCACGACGGGCACTGCGCCGCTGCCCGACCTGCCTGTGCCTGCGGACGCAGTGATCGACGCCTCGATTCATCCGGCGGCGCCCTTTGCCTCCCGCGGGAGCGGGACGGACAAGGCACGCGCGTTCCAATGCCTCACCACCGCCATTTACTATGAAGCGGCCAACGAGCCGGACGCCGGGCAGCGCGCGGTCGCGCAGGTGGTGCTCAATCGCGTGCGCCATCCCGCCTTCCCCGCCACGGTGTGCGGAGTCGTGTTCCAGGGTTCCGATCGGCCGGTCTGTCAGTTCAGCTTCGCCTGCGATGGATCGATGACGCGCCGCCCGTCATCGACCGCATGGCAGCGGGCCGAGCGCGTGGCGAAGGCAGCACTTTCGGGCAGCGTCTTCGCGCCCGTCGGCCTGGCGACGCATTACCACACCCATGCAGTGACGCCTTCGTGGAACCGCAGCCTGGTGATGACCGGCGTGTTCGGAGCGCATTTCTTCCATCGCTGGAAAGGCTATTGGGGCACTCCCGCAGCGTTCCGCGACCGGTACCGCGGCGGTGAGCCTGCGCCGGGCCCGTCGCGATCTGCCGCGCAGGTTCAGGCGTCGCCGGCCGCCGCACCGGAAGCGGCCGTGCCTGCGGTCCGCCCGTCCCCGCCGTCGGACACTGCAATCCAGCCGCGCCATCGACAGACCAGTACGCTGCTTGCCGAGACGGACGTGCCCGAACTCCCGCAATCGACCATCCTGCCGAAATGGGAAGGCACCGGACAGCCGCTCCGCTAGCCCTGCCGCGAGAGAAGGGGCCCCGCCGCTTCCCGGCGAGACCCCATCTCCTGCTTGCCGACCCGATCAGCGGCGGCCGCCGCGATGCTCATAGCTGCGGTAGTCGTTCGCCCCGCGATTCTGGCCGCGCACCTGGCGGTCGTTCCGTTCGATGCGGATCTGGCGCGACAGGGCATCGAAACGACGGTCAAGATCGCGGCGCTCGGCCATGGTCAGCCCGGGGCGGCTGCGACGATATTGCGCCTCGATCCGTTCGAGCGCTCGGAACTGCTGGCGAAGGCGCACCGCCTCCTGCCGAGTCACCGATCCGTTGCGGACGCCCAGATCGATCCGGCGATCGAGATTTGCCTGGCGCTGGTTGATGTTCTGCCACTGCTGTGGCGCGGGCGCAGCGATGGCGGCTGCGGGAATCGCGGTGGCGGCCATGCCGATGCCAGCCAGAACGAATGCGATCTTCTTCATGAGTGACTCCTCTACGCTACGGGACCGCCTCGGCGGCCTGGGCTTCTTTTCGAGGATGCTTGTCGCGCGGGTGTGGCGCCAGCGCCGCTGATGTGTCGCAAGCTGTCGCGCCGCGGTTCGCGCGGTTCAGCTTCGCGGCTGAAGAAGCCCACGGAGAACATGTTTGCGTTGCAAACCGGCTCGTCTATGGTGCCGACATGGCACGCTTCGATATCGACGATCTGGACGAGGTCATTCACGGCCGTCTGCGGCTCGGCATCATGGCTTATCTGATCGACGCCGAGGCCGCCGACTTCACCGAGTTGAAGACGCTGTTGAACGCCACCCAGGGCAATCTCTCGATCCATCTGCGCAAGCTGGAGGACGCCGGCTATATCGCGATCGAGAAGCGCATCATCGATCGCAAGTCGCTGACTCGCGCCCGTCTGACGGACGCCGGGCGCCAGGCATTTGCCGTCTATCTTCAGGCGCTCGGCAAGCTGCTCGCGCCCGGGGGCTAGGCTGCTTCCAGCAGCCGTTCGGCCTGGGCGCGCGCTTCGTCCGTGATTTCGGCGCCCGAGAGCATACGAGCGATCTCCTCGCGGCGCTCCGCCTCGTCGAGCGGCGTGACGTCGGTGCGCGTGACGATGCCGTCATGGCTCTTGGCGATCAGCAGGTGGCGGCGTCCGCGCGCGGCGACCTGCGGGCTATGGGTCACGACCAGCAGCTGCGTGCGCGCCGCCAACCGCGCCAGCCGCTCGCCGATCGCGCTCGCGACGGCGCCGCCGACACCGCGATCGATCTCGTCGAAGATCATCGTGCCCGCCGCGCCTTCTTCCGCCAGCGCGACCTTGAGCGCGAGGATGAAGCGCGAAAGCTCGCCTCCGCTCGCGATCTTGATCAGCGGCGCGAAGGGAGCACCGGGATTGGTGGAAATCTCGAACTCGACTCGGTCGCTGCCCGCCGGACCCCATTGCGCCTCGGGAAGCGGCTCGACCGTCGTGCGGAATCGCGCGGCGTCGAGCTTGAGCGGCGCCAGCTCCGACGCCACCGCGGCATCGAGCCGCGCCGCCGCCTCGACACGCGCGCCGGACAATGACTCGGCCGCTTCGACATAGGCGCGGTGCGCCGCCGCCATTGCGCGCTCGAGCGTCGCGATGCCTTCTCCGCCGCTCTCGACTCGCGCCAGGCGGGCCGCAAGTTCGCCGGCCAAAGCGGCGAGCTCGTCGGGCTGGACTCGATGCTTGCGCGCGAGGCCGCGTAGTTCGAACAGCCGCGCCTCGTCGGCTTCGAGCGCTGCGGGATCGAACGCCAATGCTTCGGCGGCCAGATCAACCTGTTCCTGCGCCGCCGCCGCCTCGATGATCGCGCGATCGACCGCGCCGAGTGCTTCGGCGAGCGCCTCGTGATCCTCGGCGACGCGTTCGAGAACGCGCGCCGCCTGCCGCAACCGACTGAGGCCGCCCTCCGAACCTTCTAGCAGGTCGGCGACCCCCTGGAGATCGCCGGCGATCTTTTCGCCGCGCTGCATCGCCGCGCGCCGCTCGGCGAGAATGGCCTCCTCCCCCTCCTCCGGCGCGAGCGCGTTCAGCTCGGCGACGGCATGTTCCAGCCATTCGCGATCGCGCTCGGCGAGTTCCTGTTCCTCGCGTGCAGCGGCAAGGGCATTCTCCGCCTCGCGCCAACGACGATGCGCCACCGCCACCGCGCCGGCATCGAGCCGCCCGAACGCATCGAGCAGCGCGCGGTGCCCGCGCGCGTTGAGCAGCCCCCGATCGTCGTGCTGGCCATGGATTTCGACGAGGTGCTGCCCCAGCTCACGCAGCAGCCCGGCCGAGGCGGGCTGATCGTTGATGAAGGCGCGGCTGCCGCCGTCCGCCTTTACCACGCGGCGCACGAGCAGCGGCTCGCCCGGCTCCATGTCGAGTCCGTTCTGCGCGAGCAGTTCGGCGACCGGGCCGCGTTCCGGCGGCGCTTCAAAACTGGCACTGACAACCGCCTGCGCCGCACCCTGCCGAACCAGTCCGCTGTCGCCGCGCGCACCCAGCGCCAGCCCTAGCGCGTCGAGCAGGATCGACTTTCCCGCGCCCGTCTCACCGGTGAGCACGCCCAGCCCCTCGCCGAACTCGAGGTCCAGAGCCTCGATCAGCACAACGTCACGGATGGAAAGCGCCGTCAGCATGCCTGGCCGACCTTACGCGTTCGGCGTCTCCGGGAAAGCAGGAAACGACGGCTCAGTTAGGTGCCGCGCCGGCCTGCGCCGCGAGCTGGGGCGCATGCTCCTGCATCAGCGCATAGGCCCGCTCATACCATTGGCTGCCCGGATAGTTGGTCCCCAGCACCGCGGCCGATTTCAGCGCCTCCTGCGGGATGCCGAGCGCCAGATAGCTCTCGGTGAGCCGCATCAGCGCCTCAGGAGCATGAGTCGTCGTCTGATACTGGTCCACGACCGAGCGAAAGCGCAGCGTCGCCGCCAGCCACTGGCCGCGATCCTGATAATAGCGGCCGATCTCCATTTCCTTGCCGGCGAGATGGTCGCGCAGCAGATCCATCTTCAGCCGCGCATCGGCAGCGTAGCGCGTCTGCGGATAGCGCCGCGAAAGCTCGCCCAGCGCGTCGAGCGCCTGCTGCGTGATCTTCTGATCGCGCTTAACGTCGCTGATCTGCTCGTAATAGCTCAGGCCGATCAGATAATAGGCATAGGGCGCGTCGCGGTTGCCCGGGTGCACCGCCAGGAAGCGCTGCGCCGACTGGATCGCCTCGGCATAATCCTGATTCATGTAATAGCTGAAGGCACTCATCAGCTGCGCCCGGCGCGCCCAGATCGAATAGGGATGCTGGCGCTCGACTTCGTCGAACAGCTGTGCGGCCTGCTGGTAGCGGCCACGGTCGAGCCGGTCCTTCGCCGCCGTGTAGAGCGTTCCCACGTCGCGCGCGACATAGGGAGTATCGGCACGGCCGCCGGAGCTGGCGCAACCGGCGACGAGGATGGCGAGCGTCGCGACAAGAGCCGGAGCGAACGTGCGGAACTGAGGACTACGCATATGCGCCGTCTTAGCCGAGCCGCGCGGTCGCGAACAACATCTTTCGCGCGGTGCGAATTCCGCGACAGGCAATGCGCGGACGGCTATATCGCTCCGCACCTGCTTCGGAGACGACCTATGACCGCCACTCTCCTCGCCACCCATCGAGTCGAGAAGCCCTGGGGCAGGCATAGCCTGTGGCCCGGTTTCGCCGACCCTGGCGCGGACGGAGCCCCGGTGGGCGAAATATGGTTCCAGACGCCGGGCGACTCCGCCCCTGACCTGCTCATCAAATATCTGTTCACCAGCGAGAAGCTGTCGGTGCAGGTGCATCCGAACGATGCGCAGGCACAGGCGCGCGGCCTGCCCCGCGGCAAGGACGAATGCTGGGTGATTCTCGATGCCGAACCCGATTCGACGATCGCACTCGGCACCAGAGAGCCTGTCGATCGCGAGACGCTGCGTCGCGCCGCGCAGGATGGATCGATCGAGCAGCTGCTCGACTGGAAGCCGGTGAAGGCGGGCGACTTTTTTTATTCGGCCTCGGGCACGATCCATGCGATCGGCGAGGGCATCACGCTGATCGAAGTGCAGCAGAATTCCGAAACCACCTACCGCCTCTACGACTATGGCCGCCCGCGCGAGCTGCACCTCGACGAAGGGCTCGCCGTCGCCGATCCGCGACCTTTCGTTCCCCACCCGATCCCCGGCAAGGTCGCCGACGATCGAACGATTCTGGTGGAAGGGCCGAAATTCGTGCTCGAGCGCTGGCCCGGCGGGCACCGCATGGTGCGGCTGGCGGAGGGGCAGACCGGCTGGCTGGTGCCCGTCACCGGCGGAGGGGTGGTCGATGGCGTGCCCTTCCGGGCGGGCGAATGCCTTACGCTGAGCGGCACCGCCGAGATCGAAGCCGAAGTGGGCAGTGACCTGTTGTTCGCCTATCCCGGCGAGCGGCGGATCTAGGCACGAGCGACCTTGATCGCCGCCGGGCGCCACATCCCCGTATACTGCATCGTGCTGACCCGTATGCGATCAGAGAATGCCCCAGGTCAGCAGCAGCCGGCCGCCGCTGACGATCGCAACGAGCAGATTCAGGTTCCGCCCCTCATTACGGTCGGACAACACGCCGAGCGCAAGCCCCACCAGCGCTATCGGAAATACGAGCCAGTTGAGCAGCGAAACGATCGGCAGCAAGGCCGGGATCGCGAGCAGCAGCGCTATCGCGCCGACTATCAGGGAAAGAATGTTCAGCATGACCCTAAGATGGGCGTTTCGGGGTGTATTGGCAAGATAAAACGCTCAGCTCGCCAGCGGAATGAGCACTTCGTTGCGCCGCAGCGGCCCCGGCAGAAAGGGTGAGGTGTAATATGCATGCTCGACCGGACCCGCGGCGCCATAGCCGCGCGCTTCGATCCACCGACGCAGCTCGGCCTCACGCAGCGCCAGCACCGCCTCGTCGGTGTCGCCTGAAAAGCGCAGCGCCGCTACGCGACGCGCCGGCAGCGACCGTATCCGCACCTCGTTCCCCGCCGCGGGCAGAGTCTCCACCGCGCGATCGAAGGGCAAGACGAAGCGCGTGCGCCATCCCCGCCCGTCGCTATCGCCATCCACCAGCACCGGCGCCATCACCGGAATCCGGCTGCCGCTCCGCTCCTTGCCGAGAACATAGTCCGCCAATGTCATGAAGCCGCGCGAAAGCGCAGTATCGCGCAGACCCTCCGAAACGGTTTCCGCCACCACCAGGCCAGGATAGGCGCGCACGGTGATCGCCCCCTCGCGATCTTCGGTTTCGAATGGAACTTCGTCATCGCCGCCGGCAAGCAGCACATAGCCGAGCCCAGCGGCGATCGCCACGGCGACGCCGGCGCCGACGATCCTGGTATTCACTTGCATCAAGCCCTTCCTCGCTGGACGTCCAAACGCCGTCCTCCGCGATCGGTTCCCCGCGGGCGGCTCACCCGAGGCGCGCAGGCCGTCCCACGATTCCTTAACCTTCCGGCGCCATCGTCGGCTGCAAACAGGAGCGATACGAATGATCCGCCGACCGCATCTCCTGCTCGCAGCGCTGCTGCCGCTGGCACTCGCCGCCTGCAGTGGCGGAAGCGAGCAGACGAATGCCGACACGATGGATGGTGAGAATGTCACCGATCCTGCGCTGGCAAGCGCGCTGCAGGACCAGATCATGGTCGACCCCGGCCTGTCGCAGCAGGCAAACGGCGATTCGGTGCGTCCCCCCGGCCAGCCCTATTCGGGCACCGTCCCTCCGGAGGGAGTCGCCGCCAACGGCAGCACCATCGACGGCGAGCTGATGCGCGCGCCGGCTCCGGTGCAGGCCGGGAGCGACTGCGAACAGTGCCAGAACGCCCGCGAATCGGTGACGCTGGGCGGCCTCGCGGCACGCCAGCAAAACCGCGAGCTGGGCGGGTGCGCGGCGGACCTCCAATATTCGGCTTCATGGGCAGAGCGGCTGCCGCGCGACATTCCGCTTTATCCGCACGCGCGAGTCGTCGAAGCCGCAGGCGCCGACGGTGCGGCATGCCAGCTGCGTGTCGTCACTTTCTCCTCGCCGGCGCCGATGCAGACGATGCTCGACTGGTATTACACCAAGGCGGTCCGCGCGGGCTTCACCGCCGAGCACCAGGTCGACGGGGCGGAACATATCCTCGGCGGCACCCGCGAGCGCGACGACGGCGCCTATGTGCTCTTCATGACGCCGCGCCCGGATGGCGGCACCGACATCGATCTGGTGGCGAACAACGGGGTATAGTGGCCGGCGCGCGTAAGGCGCGTCCTTTCCCTGCGCGCGATTCCGCGCTAACCGGCGGATCATGCCCCATCTTCTTCTCGTCATGCTGGGCGGTGCGATCGGCGCCGGCGCACGGCACCTCGTCGGGCGCGCCACGCTCGCCTGGTTCGGCCCCGGCTATCCGGTCGGCACGCTCGCCGTGAACGT from Sphingosinithalassobacter sp. CS137 harbors:
- a CDS encoding outer membrane protein assembly factor BamD, whose amino-acid sequence is MRSPQFRTFAPALVATLAILVAGCASSGGRADTPYVARDVGTLYTAAKDRLDRGRYQQAAQLFDEVERQHPYSIWARRAQLMSAFSYYMNQDYAEAIQSAQRFLAVHPGNRDAPYAYYLIGLSYYEQISDVKRDQKITQQALDALGELSRRYPQTRYAADARLKMDLLRDHLAGKEMEIGRYYQDRGQWLAATLRFRSVVDQYQTTTHAPEALMRLTESYLALGIPQEALKSAAVLGTNYPGSQWYERAYALMQEHAPQLAAQAGAAPN
- a CDS encoding cell wall hydrolase — encoded protein: MASGTQARPFWRRFTRMQARGVGAAVLVSLVGAGFSAQALGPAEPIRAEGPPAPAGYEADDHFPGAAYFFVVDDETASAGTTGTAPLPDLPVPADAVIDASIHPAAPFASRGSGTDKARAFQCLTTAIYYEAANEPDAGQRAVAQVVLNRVRHPAFPATVCGVVFQGSDRPVCQFSFACDGSMTRRPSSTAWQRAERVAKAALSGSVFAPVGLATHYHTHAVTPSWNRSLVMTGVFGAHFFHRWKGYWGTPAAFRDRYRGGEPAPGPSRSAAQVQASPAAAPEAAVPAVRPSPPSDTAIQPRHRQTSTLLAETDVPELPQSTILPKWEGTGQPLR
- the recN gene encoding DNA repair protein RecN, with product MLTALSIRDVVLIEALDLEFGEGLGVLTGETGAGKSILLDALGLALGARGDSGLVRQGAAQAVVSASFEAPPERGPVAELLAQNGLDMEPGEPLLVRRVVKADGGSRAFINDQPASAGLLRELGQHLVEIHGQHDDRGLLNARGHRALLDAFGRLDAGAVAVAHRRWREAENALAAAREEQELAERDREWLEHAVAELNALAPEEGEEAILAERRAAMQRGEKIAGDLQGVADLLEGSEGGLSRLRQAARVLERVAEDHEALAEALGAVDRAIIEAAAAQEQVDLAAEALAFDPAALEADEARLFELRGLARKHRVQPDELAALAGELAARLARVESGGEGIATLERAMAAAHRAYVEAAESLSGARVEAAARLDAAVASELAPLKLDAARFRTTVEPLPEAQWGPAGSDRVEFEISTNPGAPFAPLIKIASGGELSRFILALKVALAEEGAAGTMIFDEIDRGVGGAVASAIGERLARLAARTQLLVVTHSPQVAARGRRHLLIAKSHDGIVTRTDVTPLDEAERREEIARMLSGAEITDEARAQAERLLEAA
- a CDS encoding SOUL family heme-binding protein is translated as MQVNTRIVGAGVAVAIAAGLGYVLLAGGDDEVPFETEDREGAITVRAYPGLVVAETVSEGLRDTALSRGFMTLADYVLGKERSGSRIPVMAPVLVDGDSDGRGWRTRFVLPFDRAVETLPAAGNEVRIRSLPARRVAALRFSGDTDEAVLALREAELRRWIEARGYGAAGPVEHAYYTSPFLPGPLRRNEVLIPLAS
- a CDS encoding class I mannose-6-phosphate isomerase gives rise to the protein MTATLLATHRVEKPWGRHSLWPGFADPGADGAPVGEIWFQTPGDSAPDLLIKYLFTSEKLSVQVHPNDAQAQARGLPRGKDECWVILDAEPDSTIALGTREPVDRETLRRAAQDGSIEQLLDWKPVKAGDFFYSASGTIHAIGEGITLIEVQQNSETTYRLYDYGRPRELHLDEGLAVADPRPFVPHPIPGKVADDRTILVEGPKFVLERWPGGHRMVRLAEGQTGWLVPVTGGGVVDGVPFRAGECLTLSGTAEIEAEVGSDLLFAYPGERRI
- the tgt gene encoding tRNA guanosine(34) transglycosylase Tgt, translated to MTHPRFEFTIRATDGKARLGTIAMRRGEIRTPAFMPVGTAATVKAMKPQDVRASGADILLGNTYHLMLRPGAERVDRLGGLHGFMGWDRPILTDSGGYQVMSLADLTKRSEDGIVFKSHLDGSKHLLSPERSMEIQRLLGSDIVMAFDELVPTTATREVQAAAMERSMRWAKRSRAGFDSGGAHAARAALFGIQQGALDEGLRKASAEALKDVGFDGYAVGGLAVGEGQEAMFGVLDYAPGQLDAEKPRYLMGVGKPDDIVGAVERGIDMFDCVLPTRSGRTGQAFTRTGPINIRNARFAEDQGPLDPACACPVCGTWSRAYLHHLVRAGEILGAMLMTEHNLYFYQQLMADLRAAIGEARLSAFARDFRTRYSGE
- a CDS encoding winged helix-turn-helix domain-containing protein; amino-acid sequence: MARFDIDDLDEVIHGRLRLGIMAYLIDAEAADFTELKTLLNATQGNLSIHLRKLEDAGYIAIEKRIIDRKSLTRARLTDAGRQAFAVYLQALGKLLAPGG